The sequence ATCATCGGTACGTGGACCTGGACTTTGAACGGTGTTATCGGGCCGTTGACAGCCGCGACCAGCGGTTCGACGGCTGGTTCTACACCGGTGTGCTCTCCACCGGCATCTACTGTCGGCCGTCCTGTCCGGCGACCACCCCGAAGCGGAAGAATGTCCGATTCTTCCCGTCTGCTGCCGCGGCGCAGGGGGCCGGGCTGCGGGCCTGCCGCCGATGCCGGCCGGATGCGACCCCCGGATCACCACAGTGGGATCTTCGGGCCGACCTGGTGAGTCGCGCCATGCGGCTCATCGCCGACGGCGTGGTCGACCGCGACGGGGTACCCGGGCTGGCAGCGCGTCTCGGCTACACCGAGCGGCACCTGCACCGGCTACTCCGCACCGAGCTGGGCGCCGGCCCGCTCGCCCTGGCCCGAGCGCAGCGCGCGCAGACCGCGCGGACCCTGATCGAGTCCACCGACCTCGGAATGGCGGAGATCGCGTTCGCCGCCGGGTTCGGCAGCGTACGGCAGTTCAACGACACCCTCCGCGAGGTGTACGCGGTCCCGCCGTCCGAGCTGCGGGCCACCCGACGCCGTCCAACGGCACCCGCCGGACCCGGCACGATCACGGTACGGCTGGCCTACCGGCCCCCACTGCACGTCGGGGCGCTGCTGGACTTCCTCGCCCCGCGGACGCTACCTGGGGTGGACGAGGTACGCGCCGGCACCTACCACCGGAGCCTGCGGCTGCCACACGGCACCGGCGCGGCGGCGCTGACCCCAACGGACCGGCACGTGGCGGCGACCCTGCGCCTGACCGACCTGCGGGACCTCGCACCGGCGGTGGCCCGGTGCCGCCGACTGCTCGACCTGGACGCCGATCCCACCGCGGTGGATACCACCCTGGCCACCGATCCCGCCCTGGCCCCGATGGTCACGGCGGAGCCCGGCGTCCGGGTGCCACGCGCGGTCGACGGCTTCGAGGTGGCCGTCCGCGCGGTCGTCGGCCAGCAGGTCTCGGTGGCCTCCGCCCGCACCACCCTCACCCGGCTCCTGAGCCAGCTCTCCACCCCGGTGCCGGAGTCGGAGGCGGGAGGCGGCGGGCTACCCGGGTTCCCGGCCGCCGAGGAGGTGCTCGCCGCGCCGGATTCGGCATTCCGGATGCCGGCCGCCCGCCGGGAGACACTGCGTCGGCTCGCTGCGGCGGTGGCCGCCGGGGAGGTCGATCTGGAGCCGGGTGGGGATCGACAGGAGACCCGGCAGCGGCTGCTGGCCCTGCCCGGGATCGGGGCGTGGACGGCGGATTATGTCGCGCTCCGCGCACTCGGCGACCCGGACGTCCTGCTGTCCACCGATGTGGCCCTCCGCCGGGGCGCCGCTGCCCTCGGCCTCCCCCACAGCCCCGACACCTTGCACTCGTACGCCGACCGCTGGCGCCCCTGGCGCTCGTACGCGATGATCCGACTCTGGAGAGCTGCATGAACACGATCGACGCCACCGTCGCCGACACCCCGGCCGGCCCGCTCGGCATCCTCGCCGGACCGGACGGGGCGGTCCGGGCCGCCGGCTTCACCACCGACCTGACCACCCTGCTCGCCCTGGTCCACCCACACCTGCACGCCCCGTTGCGGGAACGACGCGACCTCGGCCCGATCACGGCCGCCGTCACCGCATACCTGGATGGCGAGCTGAGCGCAGTTGACGGGGTTCCGGTCGAGCAACACACCGACGGCGTGTTCCTGGCCCACGCCTGGGACATACTGCGGGACCTGAAGCCGGGCGATCCGGTCACCTACACGGAACTCGCCGGGCTGGCCGGCCGCCCAGCGGCGGTCCGGGCCGCCGCCGCGGCCTGCGCCCGGAACGCCGCCGCGCTCTTCGTCCCCTGTCACCGGGTGCTGCGCACCGACGGAACGCTTGGCGGCTACCGCTGGGGGCTAGATGTGAAGAAGTGGCTGCTGAGTCATGAGCGGCAGTTGACAGCAAGCTGACACCGGCGACACTCCAAAAGGACGTAACGTCGGGTAGTGCCCGCGGAGGTTGACGGCGATCCGGCCCCCACCACAGGCCGACATCCGCTCGACAGCCTCTGGCGGCTGCGGCACTACCTGCGGCCGTACGCGCACGAGTTCGCCTGGCTCTTCCTCGCCGGCCTGGCCGCCATGGCAGCGGGGATCGCCGTGCCGCTGGTGGCCCAGCGGGTGGTGGACGGCCCGGTCGCCCGGCAGGATCCGGCCGGGCTGTTCCGCCTCGCCGGCCTGGCGCTGCTGTTCGGGCTCGCCGAAGCAGTGCTGATCTTCATCCGCCGCTGGGTGCAGTCCTCCTCCTCGGTGGGGATCGAGACGGCCATCCGCGCCGACATCTACGCCCACCTGCAACAGCTCCCGGCCAGCTTCCACGACCGGTGGCAGTCGGGCCAGCTCCTCTCCCGGATCACCACCGACCTGTCGGCGATCCGTCGGTTCCTCTCCTTCGGCCTGCTCTTCTTCGTCCTGAACCTGGTCACCTACGCCGTGGTGGTGGCGCTGCTGATCCGGCTGCACCCCGTGCTGGGCCTGGTCGTGGCGGTCAGCGCCATCCCTCTGTTCCTCCTCGCGCGGCGGTTCGCCCGCGCCTACCACGCCGCCTCCCGGCGGATGCAGGACCAGCAGGGCGACCTGGCCACGCTGGTCGAGGAGACCGCGCAGGGGCTGCGCACGGCGAAGGCGTACGGGCGCGGGCCGGAGCTGGCCGCCCGATTCGCCGTCAGCGCCCGAGCGCTACACGACACCGCGGTCGGCAAGGGACGGCTGCTCGCCGACACCTCCGCCCGCCTTGACCTGGTGCCGAACCTGACCCTGGGCGTCGTCCTCATCGCCGGCGCGGGCGCCGCCGCGGCCGGCACGCTCACCATCGGCGAGCTGGTGGCCTTCGTCAGCCTCCAGCTCCTGCTGATCTGGCCCGTGCAGGGCCTGGGGTGGATCATCGCGGGCGGGCAGGAGGCGGCCACCGCGGCCGACCGAATCTGGGAGGTGCTGGACACCCCGCCCGCAATCCTGGACGCTCCCGACGCCGCCGACCCACCCCGCTCCCAGATCCTTGGTCGGTTGCGGTTCGAGGGAGTCTCGTTCAAGTACCCGGGTGCCCGCGAACCGGTGCTGCGCGGCGTCGACCTCACCATCGAGCCGGGCGAGACGGTGGCGCTGGTCGGGGCGACCGGCTCCGGCAAGAGCAGTCTGCTGT comes from Salinispora tropica CNB-440 and encodes:
- a CDS encoding AlkA N-terminal domain-containing protein, with the translated sequence MDLDFERCYRAVDSRDQRFDGWFYTGVLSTGIYCRPSCPATTPKRKNVRFFPSAAAAQGAGLRACRRCRPDATPGSPQWDLRADLVSRAMRLIADGVVDRDGVPGLAARLGYTERHLHRLLRTELGAGPLALARAQRAQTARTLIESTDLGMAEIAFAAGFGSVRQFNDTLREVYAVPPSELRATRRRPTAPAGPGTITVRLAYRPPLHVGALLDFLAPRTLPGVDEVRAGTYHRSLRLPHGTGAAALTPTDRHVAATLRLTDLRDLAPAVARCRRLLDLDADPTAVDTTLATDPALAPMVTAEPGVRVPRAVDGFEVAVRAVVGQQVSVASARTTLTRLLSQLSTPVPESEAGGGGLPGFPAAEEVLAAPDSAFRMPAARRETLRRLAAAVAAGEVDLEPGGDRQETRQRLLALPGIGAWTADYVALRALGDPDVLLSTDVALRRGAAALGLPHSPDTLHSYADRWRPWRSYAMIRLWRAA
- a CDS encoding methylated-DNA--[protein]-cysteine S-methyltransferase, which translates into the protein MNTIDATVADTPAGPLGILAGPDGAVRAAGFTTDLTTLLALVHPHLHAPLRERRDLGPITAAVTAYLDGELSAVDGVPVEQHTDGVFLAHAWDILRDLKPGDPVTYTELAGLAGRPAAVRAAAAACARNAAALFVPCHRVLRTDGTLGGYRWGLDVKKWLLSHERQLTAS
- a CDS encoding ABC transporter ATP-binding protein, with protein sequence MPAEVDGDPAPTTGRHPLDSLWRLRHYLRPYAHEFAWLFLAGLAAMAAGIAVPLVAQRVVDGPVARQDPAGLFRLAGLALLFGLAEAVLIFIRRWVQSSSSVGIETAIRADIYAHLQQLPASFHDRWQSGQLLSRITTDLSAIRRFLSFGLLFFVLNLVTYAVVVALLIRLHPVLGLVVAVSAIPLFLLARRFARAYHAASRRMQDQQGDLATLVEETAQGLRTAKAYGRGPELAARFAVSARALHDTAVGKGRLLADTSARLDLVPNLTLGVVLIAGAGAAAAGTLTIGELVAFVSLQLLLIWPVQGLGWIIAGGQEAATAADRIWEVLDTPPAILDAPDAADPPRSQILGRLRFEGVSFKYPGAREPVLRGVDLTIEPGETVALVGATGSGKSSLLSLVPRLHDVTGGRVTIDGYDVRGLRLATLRRLVGVAFEEPTLFSMSVWENVTLGRPDAGDEEVRAALTLAQATFAYDLPWGLATRVGEQGLSLSGGQRQRLALARTVLSRPALLLLDDPLSALDVHTEALVETALRRALPDTTTLVVVHRPATIALADRVALLEAGRITALGRHSDLLATVPAYRALLSAEPGPPADDPTPNGLVRS